In Oryza sativa Japonica Group chromosome 2, ASM3414082v1, the following are encoded in one genomic region:
- the LOC4331248 gene encoding zinc finger CCCH domain-containing protein 19, with protein sequence MDSAVRPPVDAEEARRRRSTDCIYFLASPLTCKKGSECEYRHSDAARMNPRDCWYWFNGNCANPKCSFRHPPLDGLVGAPTTPRTSQQSAPQVSVPAQAPVPNPASGTAKQGVPCYYFQKGMCVKGDRCAFLHLPQATGSPAPQHTTKVFAPASVPHPQLKNSWTKPNSSAQQNAPPAIFDKPKDSAHNGKTAQKQNLTNRAGHSSGIIHDKKGSYMPSGVTKNYRPPPSTGDDLAENGVEMGEFVREPSPGSDVLTGGADDNTEQSLREDRGAYRRTNGEQHIGMLRQTHDSYGFERSHRGSAEKLLSESRFSQREPMPLTADSSDLRQRLLKQRRLNNPRSGQVSDRHNVYPEDERHDRHRQRGEEQASNDGVSSSRLRGRIRLPAETTFDRLGLQPEKERDRGPRARLSPPSQTDLRGKLHDRLKAKPNEDVSGNVQSSLSKANEDAESLNFAGPKSLAELKAKKVAGSLMKSSRSLTGPVRMTSEIVTIKDSSDPVLFDGPKPLNAILKRKREADSGNATDFGSKREEHSGGDEEGSQNDFRNIEDDIVGMNTEGNGEEAFQPEDDVVYGDSLSPADDIAAEAADDASRELEEQQDVETAEEYDYEMDDVNAAEENDYQEYEDEDDDLEDDDDFARKVGVMIT encoded by the exons ATGGACTCCGCCGTGCGACCGCCCGTCGACGCCGAagaagcccgccgccgccggagcaccgACTGCATCTACTTCCTCGCCTCCCCGTTGACCTGCAAGAAG GGAAGTGAATGTGAGTACCGTCATAGTGATGCTGCCAGGATGAATCCTAGGGATTGCTGGTATTGGTTCAATGGCAACTGCGCTAATCCTAAATGCTCATTCAGGCACCCG CCGTTGGATGGCCTGGTCGGAGCACCCACAACACCACGAACATCTCAACAATCTGCACCACAGGTTTCTGTGCCTGCTCAAGCTCCTGTGCCTAATCCTGCCAGTGGCACAGCCAAGCAAGGAGTTCCATGTTATTACTTTCAAAAGGGCATGTGCGTAAAAGGGGATAGGTGCGCCTTCTTGCATTTGCCACAGGCTACTGGAAGTCCTGCCCCTCAGCACACAACAAAGGTTTTTGCTCCTGCTTCTGTGCCTCATCCTCAGTTGAAGAACTCGTGGACAAAACCAAACTCTTCTGCTCAGCAGAATGCACCTCCTGCCATATTTGACAAGCCTAAGGACAGTGCTCATAATGGCAAAACTGCTCAGAAGCAAAATTTGACAAACAGGGCTGGTCACTCGTCAGGAATTATTCATGATAAAAAAGGTTCTTATATGCCATCGGGTGTAACAAAGAATTACCGACCTCCACCCTCAACTGGAGACGATTTAGCTGAAAATGGTGTGGAGATGGGTGAATTTGTGAGGGAAccttctcctggttctgatGTTCTTACTGGTGGTGCTGATGACAATACTGAACAGTCACTCAGGGAAGACCGTGGTGCTTACCGTCGTACTAACGGGGAGCAGCACATTGGGATGCTTAGGCAAACTCATGATAGTTATGGATTTGAAAGGTCACACAGAGGTTCAGCTGAGAAATTGTTGTCAGAGAGTAGGTTTTCTCAGAGAGAACCTATGCCTTTGACTGCAGACAGTTCAGATTTGCGGCAAAGGCTATTGAAGCAAAGAAGGCTCAATAATCCCAGATCAGGGCAGGTCTCTGATAGACATAATGTCTATCCTGAGGATGAACGCCATGACCGTCATCGTCAGCGTGGTGAAGAGCAAGCTTCCAATGACGGCGTCTCAAGCTCTCGATTGCGTGGTAGAATAAGACTTCCAGCGGAAACAACGTTTGACAGACTTGGCTTACAGCctgagaaagagagagacagAGGGCCTCGAGCTAGATTGTCACCACCAAGTCAAACAGACCTTAGAGGGAAGCTTCATGATAGGCTAAAGGCTAAACCAAATGAGGATGTATCTGGTAATGTACAAAGTTCTTTGTCAAAAGCAAATGAAGATGCTGAATCGTTGAACTTTGCTGGGCCAAAGAGCCTTGCAGAGCTGAAAGCAAAAAAGGTTGCAGGCAGTTTAATGAAGAGTAGTCGTTCTTTAACAGGGCCAGTTCGAATGACATCCGAAATAGTTACCATCAAAGACTCTTCGGACCCTGTTCTGTTTGATGGCCCAAAACCATTAAATGCCATCCtgaagagaaaaagagaggcAGATTCTGGAAATGCTACCGATTTTGGCAGCAAACGGGAAGAACATTCTGGGGGAGATGAAGAAGGATCTCAGAATGATTTCCGAAACATCGAGGATGACATAGTTGGAATGAACACCGAGGGGAATGGAGAAGAAGCCTTCCAACCTGAAGACGATGTGGTGTATGGCGACAGCCTGTCTCCTGCGGATGACATTGCTGCTGAAGCTGCAGACGATGCGAGCAGGGAGCTGGAGGAGCAGCAAGATGTAGAGACAGCAGAAGAGTACGACTACGAGATGGATGACGTTAATGCGGCGGAGGAAAATGACTACCAGGAGTAtgaagacgaagacgatgatttggaggacgacgacgatttCGCGCGCAAAGTGGGTGTGATGATCACTTGA
- the LOC107280076 gene encoding uncharacterized protein, translated as MDRLVRLHYGGCVVDESTHGSQFEGMTVRQLVFFAKPTFEELMSRIKHELDWNDESVGMQGRYDVGGGVMSHKFMLDLNGEIEWQTYIDIVLGSHFKSLEVFAWKKDGRIGKKELIESPISCHELSERCSRKEELIEEDVEGGEGVNDMADVEVREENDPVREEVHAEENVPLREEVHAEDNVPLREEVNVEENVPVREEGDVEDGREVGDDVELPEEEANAKNVSMGLRELARLKFYTREECEEAMIRSGLNPGWLEYDTEDELDESASDSDDDRPVRKMSEHERTVFAKLVGRNPEITQFEDLTRSGLAIADGDPQYDGAFEPMCDEPRKGLEFRSMDDLKIWLQSYSIRVHRPYHVKESNASVKYTVACLDRHCKWQINARKSGGDRWRVTRVGEDHTCCSAEVTGKHLQLTSRFIGNRLQAFVRAEPTLSPTAIVEAVEQIWHYRPTYGKAWRAKQVAMKVIWGDWDEAYVRLPTLMRAIKAKNPTMHFRVEAHPEKSRMVDGVQRRVFGRAYWIFGQSIEAFKHLRPVLAIDGTFLTGKYQGTLLTAIGVDAGLHLVPLAFALVEKENTSNWEWFINMLRNKLIGPNREVCIISDRHPGILNSIIHIMPHHLTIHHRWCMRHFCANFYTAGATTDQMKDLERICQINEKALFLDEIKRLMGVVGERPKKWLEDHMPLKVKWARAFDTNGRRHSIMTSNMAESFNNVLRGIRKLPVTAIVAYTFSKCNSWFVDRHKEATVDILCGKKWPTKVKDMLEEQQRRTLGQRAACFDFPSMKYEVSEQGGVTAAGVQWGGRHYVVVARDNTCSCQFPQLHHLPCSHMITVCKLRGLDVEVAPRMCYEASNKAVQDSYSPRFEPYLDPSQWPSYDGEFFVPDLSLKNNTRGRRRTRRFKNDMDKAYKGSANRRSQKPNNTNSEPVMQNRCSLCHELGHKKTRCPKRDKSKDRPKKRRRTGGGGEGSTQDGALSGVGGFLRGEAPGPTDCQRRDRSSIIEISQIKVQEPQSRASLEDPSSQRSHGAHTVRRPVRPVPTAGEALGVRDHGAATGASVQRCCSDGPSGPVASRDTHLPPTVRGADGHSGGRRHDPGSSYPGSGGHR; from the exons atggatagattggTCCGGCTTCATTATGGTGGTTGTGTGGTAGATGAAAGTACACATGGAAGCCAATTTGAGGGAATGACAGTTAGACAATTAGTGTTTTTTGCGAAGCCTACCTTTGAGGAGTTAATGTCTCGCATCAAGCATGAATTGGATTGGAATGATGAGTCGGTTGGTATGCAAGGGAGATACGATGTGGGCGGCGGTGTCATGTCACATAAATTTATGTTAGACTTGAATGGAGAGATCGAAtggcaaacatatatagatatagtattggggtcacatttcaaatctcttgaggtgtttgcatggaagaaagatggtaggatagggaagAAAGAACTTATAGAATCACCCATTAGCTGTCACGAACTGTCGGAGAGGTGTAGTAGGAAGGAAGAATTGATTGAGGAAGACGTGGAGGGGGGCgagggagtaaatgatatggcggatgtggaggtcagggaagagaatgacccggtaagggaggaagtacatgcagaggagaatgtgccgttaagggaagaagtacatgcagaggacaatgtgccgttaagggaggaagttaatgtggaggagaatgtgccggtaagagaggaaggagatgttGAGGATGGTCGGGAGGTAGGAGATGATGTGGAGTTGCCTGAGGAAGAAGCGAATGCTAAGAATGTAAGTATGGGCCTAAGGGAGTTGGCTAGGCTGAAATTCTATACCCGAGAGGAGTGTGAGGAGGCTATGATACGCAGTGGATTGAACCCAGGCTGGTTGGAGTATGATACAGAGGATGAATTGGATGAGTCCGCTTCCGACTCCGATGATGATCGTCCAGTGCGTAAGATGTCAGAGCATGAAAGGACTGTGTTTGCGAAACTGGTGGGTAGAAACCCGGAAATAACACAATTCGAGGATCTTACCAGATCTGGGCTAGCAATTGCTGATGGGGATCCACAATATGACGGTGCCTTCGAACCAATGTGTGATGAACCAAGGAAGGGGTTGGAGTTTCGATCGATGGATGATCTGAAAATATGGCTACAGAGTTATTCTATCCGTGTCCACCGGCCGTACCATGTGAAGGAATCTAACGCGTCAGTAAAGTATACTGTGGCTTGTCTCGATCGCCATTGCAAATGGCAGATTAATGCAAGGAAGAGTGGAGGAGATAGGTGGCGGGTGACTAGGGTGGGCGAAGACCACACATGCTGTAGTGCGGAAGTAACCGGCAAGCATTTGCAACTTACTTCAAGGTTTATTGGAAACAGGTTACAGGCATTTGTGCGAGCTGAACCAACTTTATCTCCAACAGCGATTGTCGAGGCAGTTGAGCAAATATGGCACTATCGGCCTACGTATGGCAAAGCATGGCGTGCTAAGCAAGTTGCTATGAAGGTCATTTGGGGAGATTGGGACGAGGCGTATGTTCGCTTGCCTACACTGATGCGTGCCATCAAAGCAAAGAACCCTACCATGCATTTCCGTGTTGAGGCTCATCCCGAGAAGTCCAGGATGGTGGATGGAGTACAGAGGCGAGTATTTGGACGTGCATATTGGATATTTGGCCAGTCCATAGAAGCATTCAAGCACTTGAGGCCGGTGCTAGCAATTGATGGCACTTTCTTAACCGGTAAATACCAAGGTACATTGCTCACGGCAATAGGGGTCGACGCCGGGTTACATCTTGTTCCCTTAGCGTTTGCTCTGGTAGAGAAGGAGAATACATCCAACTGGGAGTGGTTCATCAACATGTTGAGAAACAAGTTGATCGGTCCTAATAGAGAAGTGTGTATAATTTCTGATAGACACCCTGGCATTTTGAACTCCATCATCCACATCATGCCTCATCACCTAACCATTCACCACAGGTGGTGCATGAGGCACTTCTGTGCTAACTTCTACACAGCTGGAGCTACGACTGATCAGATGAAAGATCTTGAGCGCATATGTCAAATAAATGAGAAAGCATTGTTCCTAGATGAGATAAAACGCCTCATGGGTGTGGTCGGAGAGAGGCCAAAGAAGTGGCTAGAAGACCATATGCCACTTAAGGTCAAATGGGCAAGAGCATTTGATACCAACGGGCGTCGTCATAGCATCATGACTAGTAATATGGCCGAGAGTTTCAATAATGTATTGAGAGGCATTCGGAAACTGCCGGTTACAGCTATTGTGGCATACACATTTTCAAAGTGCAATAGTTGGTTTGTCGATAGACACAAAGAGGCAACTGTAGATATCCTGTGTGGAAAGAAGTGGCCCACAAAAGTTAAGGACATGTTGGAGGAGCAGCAAAGACGAACCTTGGGGCAAAGAGCAGCATGTTTTGATTTCCCTTCGATGAAGTATGAGGTCAGCGAGCAAGGCGGAGTCACGGCGGCTGGGGTTCAATGGGGTGGACGTCACTACGTCGTGGTTGCGAGAGATAACACATGTAGTTGTCAGTTCCCTCAGCTCCATCACTTGCCATGCTCCCACATGATAACCGTTTGTAAGTTGCGAGGTTTGGATGTGGAGGTGGCCCCCCGAATGTGTTATGAAGCTTCCAATAAGGCTGTGCAGGACTCGTACTCCCCTAGGTTTGAACCTTACCTAGATCCATCGCAGTGGCCAAGTTATGATGGAGAGTTCTTCGTGCCCGACTTGTCATTAAAGAACAAcacacgaggaagaagaaggacaagaAGGTTCAAGAACGATATGGACAAAGCATACAAAGGCTCAGCCAACCGACGGTCACAAAAGCCGAACAATACAAATTCAGAGCCGGTCATGCAAAATAGATGCTCGCTATGCCACGAACTAGGCCATAAGAAAACTAGGTGCCCGAAGCGAGACAAGTCTAAGGATCGACCGAAAAAGCGCCGTAGGACGGGGGGAGGTGGTGAGGGTAGCACACAG GATGGAGCACTTTCCGGGGTTGGAGGATTTCTACGAGGAGAAGCACCGGGCCCCACAGATTGCCAGCGGAGAG ATAGATCATCCATCATAGAGATATCTCAAATCAAAGTTCAGGAGCCTCAAAGCAGAGCAT CGCTTGAAGACCCTTCGAGTCAGAGGTCACACGGCGCACATACTGTTCGACGACCGGTACGTCCCGTACCTACGGCGGGCGAAGCTCTTGGCGTTCGTGACCATGGCGCAGCGACCGGTGCCTCTGTACAACGCTGCTGCTCTGACGGCCCTAGTGGACCGGTGGCGTCCAGAGACACACACCTTCCACCTACCGTGCGGGGAGCTGACGGTCACTCTGGAGGACGTCGCCATGATCCTGGGTCTTCCTATCCGGGGTCAGGCGGTCACAG GTGA
- the LOC4331248 gene encoding zinc finger CCCH domain-containing protein 19 isoform X1, giving the protein MNPRDCWYWFNGNCANPKCSFRHPPLDGLVGAPTTPRTSQQSAPQVSVPAQAPVPNPASGTAKQGVPCYYFQKGMCVKGDRCAFLHLPQATGSPAPQHTTKVFAPASVPHPQLKNSWTKPNSSAQQNAPPAIFDKPKDSAHNGKTAQKQNLTNRAGHSSGIIHDKKGSYMPSGVTKNYRPPPSTGDDLAENGVEMGEFVREPSPGSDVLTGGADDNTEQSLREDRGAYRRTNGEQHIGMLRQTHDSYGFERSHRGSAEKLLSESRFSQREPMPLTADSSDLRQRLLKQRRLNNPRSGQVSDRHNVYPEDERHDRHRQRGEEQASNDGVSSSRLRGRIRLPAETTFDRLGLQPEKERDRGPRARLSPPSQTDLRGKLHDRLKAKPNEDVSGNVQSSLSKANEDAESLNFAGPKSLAELKAKKVAGSLMKSSRSLTGPVRMTSEIVTIKDSSDPVLFDGPKPLNAILKRKREADSGNATDFGSKREEHSGGDEEGSQNDFRNIEDDIVGMNTEGNGEEAFQPEDDVVYGDSLSPADDIAAEAADDASRELEEQQDVETAEEYDYEMDDVNAAEENDYQEYEDEDDDLEDDDDFARKVGVMIT; this is encoded by the exons ATGAATCCTAGGGATTGCTGGTATTGGTTCAATGGCAACTGCGCTAATCCTAAATGCTCATTCAGGCACCCG CCGTTGGATGGCCTGGTCGGAGCACCCACAACACCACGAACATCTCAACAATCTGCACCACAGGTTTCTGTGCCTGCTCAAGCTCCTGTGCCTAATCCTGCCAGTGGCACAGCCAAGCAAGGAGTTCCATGTTATTACTTTCAAAAGGGCATGTGCGTAAAAGGGGATAGGTGCGCCTTCTTGCATTTGCCACAGGCTACTGGAAGTCCTGCCCCTCAGCACACAACAAAGGTTTTTGCTCCTGCTTCTGTGCCTCATCCTCAGTTGAAGAACTCGTGGACAAAACCAAACTCTTCTGCTCAGCAGAATGCACCTCCTGCCATATTTGACAAGCCTAAGGACAGTGCTCATAATGGCAAAACTGCTCAGAAGCAAAATTTGACAAACAGGGCTGGTCACTCGTCAGGAATTATTCATGATAAAAAAGGTTCTTATATGCCATCGGGTGTAACAAAGAATTACCGACCTCCACCCTCAACTGGAGACGATTTAGCTGAAAATGGTGTGGAGATGGGTGAATTTGTGAGGGAAccttctcctggttctgatGTTCTTACTGGTGGTGCTGATGACAATACTGAACAGTCACTCAGGGAAGACCGTGGTGCTTACCGTCGTACTAACGGGGAGCAGCACATTGGGATGCTTAGGCAAACTCATGATAGTTATGGATTTGAAAGGTCACACAGAGGTTCAGCTGAGAAATTGTTGTCAGAGAGTAGGTTTTCTCAGAGAGAACCTATGCCTTTGACTGCAGACAGTTCAGATTTGCGGCAAAGGCTATTGAAGCAAAGAAGGCTCAATAATCCCAGATCAGGGCAGGTCTCTGATAGACATAATGTCTATCCTGAGGATGAACGCCATGACCGTCATCGTCAGCGTGGTGAAGAGCAAGCTTCCAATGACGGCGTCTCAAGCTCTCGATTGCGTGGTAGAATAAGACTTCCAGCGGAAACAACGTTTGACAGACTTGGCTTACAGCctgagaaagagagagacagAGGGCCTCGAGCTAGATTGTCACCACCAAGTCAAACAGACCTTAGAGGGAAGCTTCATGATAGGCTAAAGGCTAAACCAAATGAGGATGTATCTGGTAATGTACAAAGTTCTTTGTCAAAAGCAAATGAAGATGCTGAATCGTTGAACTTTGCTGGGCCAAAGAGCCTTGCAGAGCTGAAAGCAAAAAAGGTTGCAGGCAGTTTAATGAAGAGTAGTCGTTCTTTAACAGGGCCAGTTCGAATGACATCCGAAATAGTTACCATCAAAGACTCTTCGGACCCTGTTCTGTTTGATGGCCCAAAACCATTAAATGCCATCCtgaagagaaaaagagaggcAGATTCTGGAAATGCTACCGATTTTGGCAGCAAACGGGAAGAACATTCTGGGGGAGATGAAGAAGGATCTCAGAATGATTTCCGAAACATCGAGGATGACATAGTTGGAATGAACACCGAGGGGAATGGAGAAGAAGCCTTCCAACCTGAAGACGATGTGGTGTATGGCGACAGCCTGTCTCCTGCGGATGACATTGCTGCTGAAGCTGCAGACGATGCGAGCAGGGAGCTGGAGGAGCAGCAAGATGTAGAGACAGCAGAAGAGTACGACTACGAGATGGATGACGTTAATGCGGCGGAGGAAAATGACTACCAGGAGTAtgaagacgaagacgatgatttggaggacgacgacgatttCGCGCGCAAAGTGGGTGTGATGATCACTTGA